One region of Acyrthosiphon pisum isolate AL4f unplaced genomic scaffold, pea_aphid_22Mar2018_4r6ur Scaffold_17766;HRSCAF=18438, whole genome shotgun sequence genomic DNA includes:
- the LOC103311757 gene encoding SCAN domain-containing protein 3-like: MIKEIITTHLISLQTNFNARFEDFPEESLGLIRNPFHFNINEIKLENLKISEELIDLSSDENLRIRFQENACDTFWISIKSEYPELSKQAISILLPFASTYLCETAFSTLTIIKNKYRSRLNVEADLRVAVSNIKPNIESIMSTMQAQVSH, encoded by the coding sequence atgataaaagaaattataactACTCATCTAATAAGTTTACAAACAAACTTTAATGCACGGTTTGAAGATTTCCCAGAAGAAAGTCTAGGTTTGATAAGAAATCCATTTCATTTCaatatcaatgaaataaaattagaaaatttaaaaataagcgaAGAACTTATTGACTTGTCATCAGATGAAAATCTACGTATCAGATTTCAAGAAAATGCATGTGATACATTTTGGATTTCCATCAAATCTGAATATCCAGAATTATCAAAACAAGCCATATCAATTTTACTTCCTTTTGCATCAACTTATTTATGCGAAACAGCATTTTCAACACTaacgataattaaaaacaaatatcgcTCCAGATTAAATGTTGAAGCTGACTTAAGAGTGGCAGTGTCAAATATCAAACCAAACATAGAATCAATCATGTCTACAATGCAAGCTCAGGTctctcattaa